One region of Mangifera indica cultivar Alphonso chromosome 3, CATAS_Mindica_2.1, whole genome shotgun sequence genomic DNA includes:
- the LOC123211558 gene encoding UDP-glycosyltransferase 83A1-like, with amino-acid sequence MCAVDQIVKISDWILAITFYELDSPSCDLIPNILPIGPLLASNNSRHLAGSFRPEDSTYSSWLDEQPIGLVIYVAWGSTGTLNQQQFDELVIGLQSLGQPFLWVIRSDTMLGSVAPRYPDGFEERTGGRGKFVEWVPQEKVLAHSSVAWFIGLEFKREENGIVQRHEIQTKVTRLLNDENIKENALKLKVRATKCLVEGGSSCQKFEKFIDEIKSL; translated from the exons ATGTGTGCTGTTGACCAAATTGTCAAGATTTCTGATTGGATTCTTGCCATCACATTTTATGAACTTGACTCACCATCCTGTGATTTGATTCCCAACATTTTACCGATTGGTCCATTACTTGCGAGTAATAATTCAAGGCATCTAGCTGGAAGCTTTCGGCCTGAGGATTCAACTTACTCAAGCTGGCTTGACGAACAGCCGATAGGCTTAGTCATTTATGTTGCATGGGGCAGCACAGGCACCTTAAATCAGCAACAATTTGATGAATTAGTAATTGGTCTTCAATCCTTAGGCCAACCGTTTCTGTGGGTTATTCGTTCTGACACCATGCTGGGATCAGTTGCTCCTCGATATCCAGATGGTTTTGAAGAGAGAACAGGCGGTCGAGGAAAGTTTGTTGAATGGGTACCTCAAGAAAAGGTGTTAGCTCATTCTTCCGTTGCTTGGTTC ATTGGTTTAGAATTTAAGCGAGAAGAGAATGGGATTGTACAAAGGCATGAAATACAGACAAAGGTCACAAGATTGCTTAACGATGAAAATATTAAGGAGAATGCATTGAAGCTAAAGGTAAGGGCTACTAAATGTCTTGTTGAAGGTGGATCATCATGTCAGAAGTTTGAGaaatttattgatgaaataaaGTCTCTTTGA
- the LOC123211036 gene encoding UDP-glycosyltransferase 83A1-like, with product MSKQPHVLVIPFQGQGHVAPLLKLATKIAEHGIKVTFVTTEIIGAKMMASMQEKSEGWSMIDFVSIPGGLAEEDDRKDFIKTRETMMRVMPGNLKDLIEKINQSSDDEQITCVICDVNARWGLEVAQQMGIPRAAFVTYGPAILALQFHITKLIKDGVIDNNGTAMNDGLISISEGTLPWKSNEFPWSIRMNAELQKIFFESALAVVEFVKISNWVLSNTVYELDSLSCDLVPNILPIGPLLAINNSRHLVGSFRPEDLTCLSWLDKQPIGSVIYVALGTTPILNQQQFDELAAGLESLGKPFLWVVRSDLIWGSVAKFPDGFEQKIAGRGKIVEWAPQEKVLVHPSVACFVSHCGWNSTLEGLSMGVPFLCWPFYIDQHQNRNYICEGWKIGLELTRNGNGIVTRHEIQAKITKLLNDEGFTGNALKLKEMVTRSLAEGGSSFENFERFIVEIKSI from the exons ATGAGCAAGCAACCGCATGTGTTGGTTATTCCATTTCAAGGACAAGGCCATGTTGCACCTCTTCTGAAATTGGCAACAAAGATTGCTGAACATGGGATCAAGGTCACCTTTGTTACCACAGAGATTATTGGCGCGAAAATGATGGCTTCGATGCAAGAGAAATCTGAGGGATGGAGCATGATAGATTTCGTTTCAATTCCAGGTGGACTTGCGGAAGAGGATGATCGGAAAGATTTTATTAAGACTAGAGAAACCATGATGAGAGTTATGCCAGGTAACTTGAAGGACTTGATTGAAAAGATTAACCAATCAAGTGATGATGAGCAGATCACATGTGTCATTTGTGATGTAAATGCTCGATGGGGACTGGAAGTTGCCCAGCAAATGGGGATTCCAAGAGCTGCATTTGTAACTTATGGACCAGCAATCTTAGCCCTGCAATTTCATATTACAAAGCTGATTAAGGATGGAGTTATAGATAATAATG GCACTGCAATGAATGATGGGTTGATCTCAATATCCGAAGGAACTCTCCCTTGGAAAAGTAACGAATTTCCATGGAGTATTCGAATGAATGCAGAGTTGCAGAAGATTTTCTTTGAATCTGCTCTTGCTGTTgttgaatttgtcaaaatttcCAACTGGGTTCTTTCCAACACAGTTTATGAACTTGACTCATTATCCTGTGATCTGGTCCCCAACATACTACCGATTGGTCCATTACTTGCAATTAATAATTCAAGGCATTTGGTTGGAAGCTTTAGGCCCGAGGACTTAACTTGCTTAAGCTGGCTTGATAAACAACCGATAGGCTCGGTCATTTATGTTGCATTGGGCACCACACCAATCTTAAATCAGCAACAGTTTGATGAATTAGCAGCTGGTCTTGAATCCTTAGGCAAACCATTTCTATGGGTTGTTCGATCTGACCTCATTTGGGGTTCGGTTGCCAAATTCCCAGATGGTTTTGAGCAGAAAATAGCCGGACGGGGAAAGATTGTTGAATGGGCACCTCAAGAGAAGGTATTAGTACATCCTTCTGTTGCTTGCTTCGTAAGTCACTGTGGATGGAATTCAACCTTGGAAGGATTAAGCATGGGAGTCCCATTTTTGTGTTGGCCTTTCTATATTGATCAACATCAGAACAGAAATTATATTTGTGAAGGTTGGAAGATTGGTTTAGAATTAACCCGAAATGGGAATGGGATTGTTACAAGGCATGAAATACAGGCAAAGATCACAAAATTGCTAAATGATGAAGGCTTCACAGGAAATGCATTGAAGCTGAAGGAGATGGTTACAAGGAGTCTTGCTGAAGGTGGatcatcatttgaaaattttgagagatttattgttgaaataaaGTCTATTTAA
- the LOC123211169 gene encoding UDP-glycosyltransferase 83A1-like has product MARQAHLLLIPYPAQGHVPPLLKLAQKIAERGIKVTFVNTEFIEAKIMATMPENVEKGSLIRFVSIPDGIEHGDDRNDPFKTKDCMYRVMPGHLKELIEKINQSDQCEPITCVVADICLGWALEIAHEMGIPRAALVPYGPPTLAISYHVKKFFDAGIIDNDGYAMPTTDEFIWISEGTLPWKRNKYNWSCPNEPKIQKVFLEITCAVFETVRISNWVLSNSIYELDSSNCDLVPKILPIGPLLASNHSGNLAGSLMLEDSTCLRWLDSQAIGSVIYVALGSTTTLSRQQFEELALGLESSGQPFLWVVRSNLVNESLARFPDGFREKLADRGKIVEWAAQEKVLAHPSVACFLSHCGWNSTMEGLSMGVPFLCWPYFADQYQNRRFICEVWKIGLDLTSDENGIISRQEIQRKVRKLINDDAIKSNSLKIKEMAGKSLLEGGSSFINFERFIDQVKSN; this is encoded by the exons ATGGCGAGGCAAGCACATTTACTGCTTATTCCATATCCAGCACAAGGCCATGTTCCACCTCTTCTGAAATTGGCACAAAAGATTGCTGAACGTGGAATCAAGGTCACTTTTGTTAACACAGAGTTCATCGAGGCCAAAATCATGGCTACTATGCCGGAAAACGTTGAGAAGGGGAGCCTGATAAGGTTTGTTTCGATTCCAGATGGAATCGAACACGGTGATGATCGAAATGACCCGTTTAAGACTAAAGATTGTATGTATAGAGTCATGCCAGGCCATTTGAAGGAGCTGATTGAGAAGATTAACCAATCTGATCAATGTGAGCCCATCACTTGTGTTGTTGCTGATATTTGTCTCGGATGGGCTCTGGAAATCGCCCACGAGATGGGAATTCCAAGAGCTGCCCTTGTTCCTTATGGACCGCCAACCTTGGCCATCTCATATCATGTTAAAAAGTTTTTTGATGCCGGAATTATAGATAACGATG GATATGCAATGCCGACGACTGATGAGTTTATATGGATATCCGAGGGAACTCTTCCctggaaaagaaataaatacaaCTGGAGTTGCCCAAATGAACCAAAAATACAAAAGGTTTTCCTGGAAATTACTTGTGCTGTCTTCGAAACAGTCAGGATTTCCAACTGGGTTCTTTCCAACTCGATCTATGAACTTGACTCATCGAATTGTGATTTGGTTCCGAAAATCTTACCCATTGGGCCATTACTTGCAAGCAATCATTCAGGAAATTTGGCTGGAAGCTTAATGCTCGAGGACTCAACCTGTTTACGGTGGCTTGACTCTCAAGCAATAGGTTCAGTCATCTATGTTGCATTGGGCAGCACAACAACCTTGAGTCGACAACAATTTGAGGAACTGGCACTTGGTCTAGAATCCTCAGGCCAGCCATTTCTCTGGGTTGTTCGATCAAACCTTGTGAATGAATCGCTGGCCAGATTCCCAGATGGTTTTAGAGAAAAACTTGCCGATCGGGGGAAAATCGTTGAATGGGCAGCTCAAGAAAAGGTGTTAGCTCATCCTTCAGTTGCTTGTTTCTTAAGTCATTGTGGATGGAATTCGACTATGGAAGGATTAAGCATGGGAGTACCATTTCTGTGTTGGCCTTACTTCGCAGATCAATATCAAAATAGAAGATTCATTTGTGAAGTTTGGAAGATTGGTTTAGATTTAACCTCAGATGAAAATGGCATTATCTCTAGGCAAGAAATACAAAGAAAGGTGAGAAAACTTATCAATGACGATgctatcaaatcaaattcattgaAGATCAAGGAAATGGCTGGAAAAAGTCTTCTTGAAGGTGGCTCTTCGTTCATAAATTTTGAGAGATTTATTGATCAAGTGAAGTCTAATTAA
- the LOC123212346 gene encoding UDP-glycosyltransferase 83A1-like has translation MSKQPHVLVIPFQGQSHVAPLLKLATKIAEHGIKVTFVTTEINGAKMMASMQEKSEGWSMIDFVSIPDGLAEEDDRKHFIKTRETTMRVMPGNLKDLIEKINQSSDDEQITCVICDVNAPWGLEVVQQMGIPRAAFVTYGPAILALQFHITKLIKDGVIDNNGAAMNDGLISISEGTLPWKSNEFPWSFRNNAELQKIFFESALAVVEFVKISNWVLSNTVYELDSLSCDLVPNILPIGPLLAINNSRHLAGSFRPEDSTCLSWLDKQPIGSVIYVALGTAPVLNQQQFDELAAGLESLGKPFLWVVRSDLIWGSVAKFPDGFEQKIAGRGKIVEWAPQEKVLVHPSVACFVSHCGWNSTLEGLSMGVPFLCWPFYIDQHQNRNYICEGWKIGLELTRNGNGIVTRHEIQTKITKLLNDEGFTGNALKLKEMVTRSLAEGGSSFENFERFIVELKSI, from the exons ATGAGCAAGCAACCTCATGTGTTGGTTATTCCATTTCAAGGACAAAGCCATGTTGCACCTCTTCTGAAATTGGCAACAAAGATTGCTGAACATGGGATCAAGGTCACCTTTGTTACCACAGAGATTAATGGCGCGAAAATGATGGCTTCGATGCAAGAGAAATCTGAGGGATGGAGCATGATAGATTTCGTTTCAATTCCAGATGGACTTGCGGAAGAGGATGATCGGAAACATTTTATTAAGACTAGAGAAACCACGATGAGAGTTATGCCGGGTAACTTGAAGGACTTGATTGAAAAGATTAACCAATCAAGTGATGATGAGCAGATCACATGTGTCATTTGTGATGTAAATGCTCCATGGGGACTGGAAGTTGTCCAGCAAATGGGGATTCCAAGAGCAGCATTTGTAACTTATGGACCAGCAATCTTAGCCCTGCAATTTCATATTACAAAGCTGATTAAGGATGGAGTTATAGATAATAATG GCGCTGCAATGAATGATGGGTTGATCTCAATATCCGAAGGAACTCTCCCTTGGAAAAGTAACGAATTTCCATGGAGTTTTCGAAATAATGCAGAGTTGCAAAAGATTTTCTTTGAATCTGCTCTTGCTGTTgttgaatttgtcaaaatttcCAACTGGGTTCTTTCCAACACAGTTTATGAACTTGACTCATTATCCTGTGATCTGGTCCCCAACATACTACCGATTGGTCCATTACTTGCAATTAATAATTCAAGGCATTTGGCTGGAAGCTTTAGGCCCGAGGACTCAACTTGCTTAAGCTGGCTTGATAAACAACCGATAGGCTCGGTCATTTATGTTGCATTGGGCACCGCACCAGTCTTAAATCAGCAACAGTTTGATGAATTAGCAGCTGGTCTTGAATCCTTAGGCAAACCATTTCTATGGGTTGTTCGATCTGACCTCATTTGGGGTTCGGTTGCCAAATTCCCAGATGGTTTTGAGCAGAAAATAGCCGGACGGGGAAAGATTGTTGAATGGGCACCTCAAGAGAAGGTATTAGTTCATCCTTCTGTTGCTTGCTTCGTAAGTCACTGTGGATGGAATTCAACCTTGGAAGGATTAAGCATGGGAGTCCCATTTTTGTGTTGGCCTTTCTATATAGATCAACATCAGAACAGAAATTATATTTGTGAAGGTTGGAAGATTGGTTTAGAATTAACCCGAAATGGGAATGGGATTGTTACAAGGCATGAAATACAGACAAAGATCACAAAATTGCTAAATGATGAAGGCTTCACAGGAAATGCATTGAAGCTGAAGGAGATGGTTACAAGGAGTCTTGCTGAAGGTGGatcatcatttgaaaattttgagagatTTATTGTTGAATTAAAGTCTATTTAA
- the LOC123212594 gene encoding UDP-glycosyltransferase 83A1-like has product MGSKPHLLLIPYPAQGHVAPLLKLATKIAEHGIKITFVNTEYIEAKILASGQAKAEEGGLVRLVSIPDGLDDDDRNDKIKMTESLFRVLPGHLKELIEKMNQSDDCEPISCVVADICVGWALEIAHEMGIPGAAFVPFGPPNLAFLFQVKRLIDSGIIDTNGNSMNDELISVSEETIPWKKNEYPWSCPAKPETQKMLFKILIGVAQTVRISNWVLCNSIYELDSLNCDLVPKILPIGPILASNHSGNSAGSLILEDPSCLNWLDEQATGSVIYVALGSTTRLNQQQFDELALGLESSGLPFLWVVRWNLVKESFTGFPDGFKERIAGHGKIVEWAAQEKVLAHPSVACFLSHCGWNSTMEGLSMGVPFLCWPYFADQHLNRNYICEAWKIGIDLILDDNGIVTKHEIKRKVEKLLNDEGIKANALKLKEIARRSLVEGGSSCKNFKRFVNAIKYDHVQDQD; this is encoded by the exons ATGGGGAGTAAACCTCATCTTCTGCTTATTCCATATCCTGCACAAGGCCACGTTGCACCTCTTTTGAAACTGGCAACAAAGATTGCTGAACATGGAATCAAAATCACGTTTGTTAATACGGAATATATCGAGGCCAAAATCTTGGCTTCAGGGCAGGCGAAAGCTGAGGAGGGGGGCCTGGTGAGGCTTGTTTCAATACCGGATGGACTTGATGACGATGAtcgaaatgataaaattaagatgACTGAGAGTTTGTTTAGAGTTTTGCCAGGTCATTTGAAGGAGTTGATTGAGAAGATGAACCAATCTGATGACTGTGAGCCGATTTCTTGTGTCGTCGCTGATATTTGTGTTGGATGGGCTCTTGAAATTGCTCACGAGATGGGAATTCCAGGAGCTGCTTTTGTTCCTTTTGGACCACCCAACTTGGCTTTCTTATTTCAAGTTAAAAGGCTTATTGATTCTGGAATTATTGATACAAATG GAAATTCAATGAATGATGAGTTGATCTCTGTATCAGAGGAAACAATTCCCTGGAAAAAGAACGAATATCCCTGGAGTTGTCCTGCGAAACCAGAGACACAAAAGATgctattcaaaattttgattggtGTTGCCCAAACTGTCAGAATTTCCAACTGGGTTCTTTGCAACTCCATTTATGAACTTGACTCATTGAACTGTGATTTGGTTCCGAAGATCTTACCCATTGGCCCAATACTAGCAAGTAATCATTCAGGAAATTCAGCTGGAAGTTTAATACTTGAGGACCCATCTTGCTTAAATTGGCTAGACGAACAAGCAACAGGTTCAGTTATTTATGTTGCCTTGGGCAGCACTACCCGCTTAAATCAGCAACAATTTGATGAATTGGCGCTCGGTCTTGAATCCTCAGGCCTGCCATTTTTGTGGGTTGTTCGATGGAACCTAGTGAAGGAATCATTCACTGGATTTCCGGATGGTTTTAAAGAGAGAATAGCCGGTCACGGAAAGATTGTGGAATGGGCAGCTCAAGAGAAGGTGTTGGCTCATCCTTCTGTAGCTTGTTTCTTAAGTCATTGCGGATGGAATTCAACTATGGAAGGTTTAAGCATGGGAGTACCATTTCTGTGTTGGCCTTACTTTGCAGATCAACATCTGAATAGAAATTATATATGCGAAGCTTGGAAGATTGGCATAGATTTAATCCTGGATGACAATGGGATTGTTACAAAGcatgaaataaaaagaaaggtgGAAAAACTGCTGAACGATGAAGGTATCAAAGCAAATGCGCTGAAGCTAAAGGAGATAGCTAGAAGGAGTCTAGTTGAAGGTGGATCTtcatgtaaaaattttaaaagatttgtGAATGCAATTAAGTATGATCATGTTCAAGATCAAGATTGA